In Neisseria brasiliensis, the following proteins share a genomic window:
- a CDS encoding type IV pili methyl-accepting chemotaxis transducer N-terminal domain-containing protein, with protein MLPQRLSTRLKLLTLLWLIAAAASIVLTLILSWRLEGGAAAINDTGSLRMQTYRLSLLLNSHAPQSEINHYIEDFDQTLADLSNGVPERPLFLPDDEDVQANLATLKHTWIHDIKPWFQTISAERLAFDRSKIPPFIQSIDTLAKSIEIVNNQYINKLRIFQLMLLGMVCISSIIMVLLLYRWIILPLTHLQNGVTAIHDGQFGKQVPIENVTEFAEVDHGFNQMSTRLHNLYQNLEQQVADKTHDLAQKNHTLETLYYFSHLLSQAPTVAEAAEGFLNKIMDMVPAQAGSIRLIDFQRKRMDLIAHSGLPENLQTAEACRKLEECTCGEAVNQPGHQTVNFYKTPPKNHQLTEPLCSQSGFHFLRVFKISSNGVDLGMMTLYFNHAGADNGDDHLLESLCQQLGITVSNLRLGIENRQLAVLQERNLIAQGLHDSIAQTLTFLNLQIQMLDKALEKSGLNQDAKVNEKLQFIKEGVQECYEDVRELLLNFRTKITHNEFNDAVERLIARFRQQTQIDTVTDWQDNGPLLTSEQQLQFIFILQESLSNIRKHAQATRVHVSFHNQDDFEMKIEDNGCGFDTADLNDFAENGHVGLNIMFERAQRIHADLNVSSQPGHTKISLLLPKKERILE; from the coding sequence ATGCTGCCCCAACGCCTTTCCACCCGCTTGAAACTGTTAACGCTGCTGTGGCTGATTGCCGCCGCAGCTTCAATTGTTTTGACACTGATTTTATCTTGGCGCTTGGAAGGCGGAGCCGCCGCCATCAACGACACCGGCAGCCTACGCATGCAAACCTACCGTTTGAGCTTGCTACTCAACAGCCATGCGCCGCAATCGGAAATCAACCATTACATTGAAGACTTCGACCAAACCCTTGCTGATTTAAGCAACGGCGTGCCTGAGCGTCCACTGTTCTTGCCTGATGATGAAGATGTGCAAGCCAATCTGGCCACTTTAAAACACACTTGGATTCACGACATCAAACCGTGGTTTCAAACCATTTCGGCCGAGCGCTTGGCTTTCGATCGCAGTAAAATCCCGCCGTTTATCCAATCCATCGATACGCTGGCTAAATCGATTGAAATCGTCAACAACCAATACATCAATAAATTACGCATTTTCCAATTAATGCTGCTTGGCATGGTCTGCATCAGCTCAATCATTATGGTTTTGCTGCTGTATCGCTGGATTATCCTGCCGCTGACCCACCTGCAAAATGGCGTAACTGCCATTCACGACGGCCAATTCGGCAAACAAGTGCCAATTGAAAACGTGACTGAATTTGCCGAAGTCGATCACGGCTTCAACCAAATGAGTACTCGCCTACACAACCTATACCAAAACTTAGAGCAGCAGGTCGCCGATAAAACCCATGATTTAGCCCAGAAAAACCATACGCTGGAAACGCTCTATTATTTCAGCCATTTATTGAGCCAAGCCCCCACCGTGGCCGAAGCTGCTGAAGGGTTTCTCAATAAAATTATGGACATGGTTCCGGCTCAAGCAGGCAGCATCCGCTTAATTGATTTCCAACGCAAACGCATGGATTTGATTGCGCATTCCGGCTTGCCCGAAAACCTGCAAACCGCCGAAGCCTGCCGCAAATTGGAAGAATGCACCTGCGGCGAAGCGGTCAACCAACCCGGCCACCAAACCGTCAACTTCTACAAAACACCGCCTAAAAACCACCAATTGACCGAGCCCTTGTGCAGCCAATCGGGTTTTCACTTTTTGCGCGTGTTCAAAATCAGCAGCAACGGTGTGGATTTGGGCATGATGACGCTGTATTTCAATCATGCCGGCGCAGACAACGGCGACGATCATTTGCTCGAATCGCTGTGCCAACAATTGGGCATCACCGTGAGCAATTTACGCTTGGGCATTGAAAACCGCCAATTGGCCGTCTTGCAAGAGCGCAATCTGATTGCACAAGGGCTGCACGACAGCATCGCCCAAACCCTGACCTTTTTAAACCTGCAAATCCAAATGCTCGACAAAGCTTTGGAAAAATCTGGTTTAAACCAAGATGCCAAGGTCAATGAAAAACTGCAATTCATCAAAGAAGGCGTGCAGGAATGCTATGAGGATGTGCGCGAATTATTATTAAACTTCCGCACCAAGATCACCCATAATGAATTCAACGATGCGGTTGAACGTTTGATTGCCCGCTTCCGACAGCAAACACAAATAGACACCGTTACCGACTGGCAGGACAACGGCCCGCTGTTGACCTCCGAGCAGCAATTGCAGTTTATCTTCATTTTGCAAGAAAGCCTGTCGAATATCCGTAAACATGCACAGGCAACGCGGGTACACGTTTCGTTTCATAATCAAGACGATTTTGAAATGAAAATTGAAGACAACGGCTGTGGTTTTGATACCGCCGATTTAAATGATTTTGCCGAAAACGGCCACGTCGGGCTGAATATTATGTTTGAGCGCGCGCAACGCATTCACGCCGATTTAAATGTAAGCTCTCAACCCGGCCATACAAAAATTTCACTGCTACTACCAAAAAAAGAAAGAATTTTAGAATGA
- a CDS encoding NarK family nitrate/nitrite MFS transporter: MSRLIQDWRPEDSDFWQNGGKKTASRNLWISIPALMLAFAIWQVWSVAVINLPSIGFQYNENQLFWLAAMPALSGATLRIFYSFLVPIFGGRRWTAISTASLLLPAVGLGLAVQNPDTSYTTMLILALLCGFGGGNFSSSMANISFFYPKAEKGTAMGLNAGLGNLGVSVAQFLVPLVITAALFGSLGGEPQTWVKDGVAKQIWLQNAGFVWVPFIILSTVVAWFGMNDLASAKASFKDQAVIFKRKHNWIMCIIYLGTFGSFLGFAAGFPLLTKSQFTGVDPVKYAFIGPLVGALVRPFGGWLSDKIQSGAKITQWVFVGMIIAVFGVLFFLPSDGHGGHFWGFFACFIALFALTGIGNGSTFMQIPIIFLIQQQRLAEQGVISREQALINAGKEGAAVAGFTGAFAAYGGFFIPKSYGTSIALTGSVNMALYGFIAFYVICLLLNWWYYTRAQAEVKC; encoded by the coding sequence ATGTCGCGTTTGATTCAAGACTGGCGGCCGGAAGATTCCGATTTCTGGCAAAACGGCGGCAAGAAAACCGCTTCCCGCAATTTGTGGATTTCCATTCCCGCGCTGATGCTGGCGTTTGCCATTTGGCAGGTGTGGAGCGTGGCGGTGATTAATCTGCCGTCTATCGGTTTCCAATACAATGAAAACCAACTCTTCTGGCTGGCGGCGATGCCGGCATTGTCGGGCGCGACCTTGCGTATTTTTTATTCGTTTTTGGTGCCGATTTTCGGTGGCCGCCGTTGGACGGCGATTTCCACCGCCAGCCTGCTCTTACCCGCCGTCGGTTTGGGTTTGGCGGTGCAAAACCCCGACACCAGCTACACCACCATGCTGATTCTGGCTTTGCTGTGCGGCTTTGGCGGCGGCAATTTCTCATCCAGCATGGCCAACATCAGTTTCTTTTATCCGAAAGCGGAAAAAGGCACGGCCATGGGCTTGAACGCAGGTTTGGGCAACTTGGGCGTATCGGTGGCGCAGTTTCTGGTACCGCTGGTGATTACCGCCGCTTTGTTCGGCAGCTTGGGCGGCGAACCGCAAACTTGGGTCAAAGACGGCGTCGCCAAACAAATCTGGCTGCAAAACGCGGGCTTTGTGTGGGTACCGTTTATCATCCTGTCAACCGTCGTGGCGTGGTTCGGCATGAACGATTTGGCCAGCGCCAAAGCCAGCTTCAAAGATCAGGCGGTGATTTTCAAGCGCAAACACAACTGGATTATGTGCATCATTTATTTGGGTACCTTCGGCTCATTCTTGGGCTTTGCCGCCGGTTTCCCGCTGTTGACCAAAAGCCAGTTTACCGGTGTTGATCCGGTGAAATATGCCTTTATCGGCCCTTTGGTCGGTGCGCTGGTGCGCCCTTTCGGCGGCTGGTTGTCGGATAAAATCCAGAGCGGCGCAAAAATCACGCAATGGGTGTTTGTCGGCATGATTATCGCTGTGTTCGGCGTGCTGTTTTTCCTGCCTTCAGACGGCCACGGCGGTCATTTCTGGGGCTTCTTCGCCTGCTTTATCGCCCTATTTGCGCTCACCGGCATCGGCAACGGTTCGACCTTCATGCAGATTCCGATTATCTTCCTGATTCAGCAGCAGCGTTTGGCCGAACAAGGCGTCATCAGCCGCGAGCAAGCCTTAATCAACGCGGGCAAAGAAGGCGCGGCGGTGGCCGGTTTTACCGGTGCGTTTGCGGCCTACGGCGGCTTTTTCATCCCCAAAAGTTACGGCACATCCATCGCGCTGACCGGCAGCGTCAACATGGCTTTATATGGCTTTATCGCGTTTTACGTCATCTGCCTGTTGTTGAATTGGTGGTATTACACCCGCGCGCAAGCGGAAGTGAAATGTTAG
- a CDS encoding MFS transporter, translating into MASETYKRYSVLITSTFAFTVCFMIWMMMAVVGIPVKNELGLSETEFGILAALPVLSGSLIRVPLGIWTDRYGGRIVMFVLMMLSVPAIFLMKYADAYWQFLIIGLMMGLAGGSFSVGTPYVARWFPKDQQGLAMGVFGAGNAGAAVNKFLAPALIAYGTWHFVPTVYAAVMLGTAILFWFTSYHDPKHLVPSNTSLKQQLLLLKDPGVLRYSQYYSVVFGGYVGLSLWMTKYYIDEYGLSIQTAAFLAACFSLPGGVLRALGGYLSDKYGAYKVTWGVMWVLWVCFFILSYPQTEMVIQTAKGPMSMSIGLNVTVFTLLMFAAGIAMAVGKASVFKFVANDYPDNIGAVSGAVGLAGGMGGFLLPIMFGALLDFTGIRSTAFMLLYGTVCISLIWMHFSFKGKRQE; encoded by the coding sequence ATGGCCTCCGAAACGTATAAACGCTATTCCGTGCTGATTACCAGCACCTTCGCATTCACCGTCTGCTTCATGATTTGGATGATGATGGCGGTGGTTGGTATTCCGGTGAAAAACGAGCTGGGCTTGTCGGAAACCGAATTCGGCATTTTGGCCGCACTGCCGGTGTTGTCCGGCTCGCTGATTCGTGTGCCGCTGGGCATTTGGACCGACCGTTACGGCGGCCGCATCGTGATGTTTGTGCTGATGATGTTGAGCGTGCCGGCGATTTTCCTGATGAAATACGCCGATGCCTACTGGCAGTTTCTGATTATCGGCCTGATGATGGGTTTGGCCGGCGGTTCGTTTTCAGTCGGCACGCCTTATGTCGCACGTTGGTTCCCGAAAGACCAACAAGGCTTGGCCATGGGCGTGTTCGGCGCGGGTAATGCCGGTGCCGCGGTCAACAAATTCCTCGCCCCGGCCCTGATTGCTTACGGCACTTGGCATTTTGTACCGACCGTTTACGCAGCGGTGATGCTGGGCACAGCGATTTTGTTTTGGTTCACCAGCTACCACGACCCAAAACACTTGGTGCCTTCCAACACCAGTCTGAAACAGCAATTACTGCTGTTGAAAGACCCAGGCGTGTTGCGTTACAGCCAATATTATTCGGTGGTGTTCGGCGGTTATGTCGGTTTGTCGTTGTGGATGACCAAATACTACATTGATGAATACGGCCTGAGCATCCAGACAGCCGCATTTTTAGCAGCCTGTTTCTCGCTGCCGGGCGGCGTGTTGCGCGCGCTGGGCGGCTACCTTTCCGACAAATACGGCGCGTATAAAGTCACTTGGGGCGTGATGTGGGTATTGTGGGTGTGTTTCTTTATCTTGTCTTACCCGCAAACCGAAATGGTGATTCAGACGGCCAAAGGCCCAATGAGCATGAGCATCGGCTTGAACGTGACCGTGTTTACCCTGCTGATGTTTGCCGCCGGTATTGCGATGGCGGTGGGTAAAGCTTCGGTATTTAAATTCGTAGCCAATGACTACCCCGACAACATCGGTGCGGTTTCCGGCGCGGTCGGCTTGGCCGGTGGCATGGGCGGCTTTTTATTGCCGATTATGTTCGGCGCGCTTTTGGACTTCACCGGCATCCGCTCGACTGCGTTTATGCTGTTGTACGGCACGGTGTGTATCTCACTGATTTGGATGCACTTCTCGTTCAAAGGCAAACGCCAAGAATAA
- the narI gene encoding respiratory nitrate reductase subunit gamma: protein MNTFNQFFFGIYPYICLAVFFFGSLVRFDREQYSWKSDSSQLLFHGQLRLGSILMHVGILAVFFGHLFGLLTPLWFWDAIGVSHGAKQVFAMVMGGVFGVMALVGLILLILRRFKIDRINANSSWQDKLVLIWLLITLVLGLCTIFVSMGHLDGHEMVKLMHWAQYIVTFRGGAASYLADVNFLFKLHIFMGMTFFFIFPFTRMVHVWSGFASVAYVGRAWQLVRRR from the coding sequence ATGAATACCTTCAATCAATTTTTCTTCGGCATTTACCCGTATATCTGTCTGGCGGTGTTTTTCTTCGGCAGCTTGGTGCGCTTTGACCGCGAACAGTATTCGTGGAAAAGCGATTCGAGTCAATTACTGTTTCACGGCCAATTGCGCTTGGGCAGTATTTTGATGCACGTGGGCATTTTAGCCGTATTTTTCGGCCACTTGTTCGGCCTATTAACCCCGTTGTGGTTTTGGGATGCCATCGGCGTGAGCCACGGCGCGAAACAGGTGTTTGCGATGGTGATGGGCGGCGTATTTGGCGTGATGGCGCTGGTCGGCCTGATTTTGTTGATTTTGCGCCGTTTCAAAATCGACCGCATCAATGCCAATAGCTCTTGGCAGGATAAATTGGTGTTGATTTGGCTGTTGATTACCTTGGTATTGGGTTTATGTACCATCTTTGTCAGCATGGGTCATCTCGATGGCCACGAAATGGTGAAACTCATGCACTGGGCGCAGTACATCGTCACCTTCCGCGGCGGTGCAGCTAGCTATCTGGCAGACGTGAATTTCCTCTTCAAGCTGCATATTTTCATGGGCATGACTTTCTTCTTTATCTTCCCGTTCACCCGCATGGTGCACGTTTGGAGCGGTTTTGCCAGCGTGGCTTATGTCGGACGCGCATGGCAGTTGGTGCGCCGCCGTTAA
- the narJ gene encoding nitrate reductase molybdenum cofactor assembly chaperone codes for MSNPLVYKWLSALMCYPEQALIDALPEFQTALNEWPELNPKREALQAFLDYLGNTSLRELQEYYVLNFDRNRHQALYLFEHVYGEDRDRGSAMVDLIEEYRRHGFELGDEELPDYLPAVLEFLSFIPESEAQKILGDAVHVIAHIAGKLETAGSPYAALLQAAAALTPVEPKALIEPPVRDMDEAMEMFGPDMAGIEPLLKPTIETVQFYPKGSLGARP; via the coding sequence ATGAGCAACCCTTTGGTTTACAAATGGCTTTCGGCCTTGATGTGTTACCCCGAGCAAGCATTGATTGATGCCTTGCCCGAGTTTCAGACGGCCTTGAACGAATGGCCCGAATTAAATCCGAAACGCGAAGCTTTGCAAGCTTTTTTGGATTATCTGGGCAATACGTCTTTGCGCGAATTGCAGGAATATTATGTGTTGAATTTTGACCGCAACCGCCATCAGGCGCTGTATCTGTTCGAGCATGTCTATGGTGAAGACCGCGACCGCGGCAGCGCGATGGTGGATTTAATCGAAGAATACCGCCGCCACGGCTTTGAGTTGGGCGATGAAGAATTGCCGGATTACCTGCCTGCGGTGTTGGAATTTTTGTCGTTTATTCCGGAAAGTGAAGCGCAAAAAATCCTCGGCGATGCGGTGCATGTGATTGCACACATTGCCGGAAAACTCGAAACCGCCGGTTCGCCTTATGCCGCACTATTGCAAGCAGCGGCAGCGCTGACGCCGGTCGAGCCGAAAGCCTTAATCGAGCCGCCGGTGCGCGACATGGACGAAGCCATGGAAATGTTCGGCCCCGACATGGCAGGCATCGAGCCTTTGCTGAAACCGACCATCGAAACCGTACAGTTTTACCCCAAGGGCAGCCTTGGCGCACGCCCTTAA
- the narH gene encoding nitrate reductase subunit beta: MKIRAQIGMVLNLDKCIGCHTCSVTCKNVWTARDGVEYAWFNNVETKPGIGFPKNWEDQEKWNGGWVRKPDGKLVPKQGGKLKILANIFANPNMPQIDDYYEPFTYDYEHLQNAPKMKTPPTARPVSVLTGKKMDKVEWGPNWEDDLGGEFEKRAKDVLFEGIQKDMHAAFEQTFMMHLPRLCEHCLNPTCVASCPSGSIYKREDDGIVLIDQDKCRGWRMCVSGCPYKKIYYNWTSGKAEKCTFCYPRIENGQPTVCSESCVGRIRYLGVLLYDADKIEQAASVENPQDLYESQLGVFLNPNDPEVQRQALEQGISQSWLDAAKRSPIYKMAMEWKIAFPLHPEYRTLPMVWYVPPLSPIQSAIENGLVGENGIIPSVDEMRIPLRYLANLLTAGKIEPIKEALERMIAMRRFKRGQVVHGETLEQTLDGTGLTPAQVEEMYQVMAIANYEDRFVIPTSHKEMVEETFNEKGCGFTFGNGCSGGESNESLFGKRKAAPIVFHGLRKDNEKNREEGVH, encoded by the coding sequence ATGAAAATCCGAGCGCAAATCGGCATGGTTTTGAATCTCGACAAATGTATCGGCTGCCACACGTGCTCCGTAACCTGTAAAAACGTCTGGACGGCACGCGATGGTGTCGAATACGCATGGTTCAACAACGTAGAAACCAAGCCCGGTATCGGCTTTCCAAAAAACTGGGAAGACCAGGAAAAATGGAACGGCGGATGGGTGCGCAAACCCGACGGCAAACTGGTACCGAAACAAGGCGGCAAGCTGAAAATTTTGGCCAATATTTTTGCCAACCCGAACATGCCGCAAATTGACGACTACTACGAGCCGTTTACCTACGACTACGAGCATCTGCAAAACGCACCGAAAATGAAAACGCCGCCGACCGCGCGCCCTGTTTCGGTGCTGACCGGCAAGAAAATGGACAAAGTCGAATGGGGACCCAACTGGGAAGACGACTTGGGCGGCGAATTTGAAAAACGCGCCAAAGACGTTTTATTCGAAGGCATTCAAAAAGACATGCACGCCGCATTCGAGCAGACTTTCATGATGCATCTACCGCGCCTGTGCGAACACTGCCTGAACCCGACCTGCGTCGCTTCTTGCCCGTCCGGCAGCATCTACAAGCGCGAAGACGACGGCATCGTGTTGATCGACCAAGACAAATGCCGCGGCTGGCGCATGTGCGTATCGGGCTGCCCGTACAAAAAAATCTACTACAACTGGACCAGCGGCAAAGCGGAAAAATGCACTTTCTGCTACCCGCGCATCGAAAACGGCCAACCGACCGTCTGCTCCGAAAGCTGCGTCGGCCGCATCCGCTATTTGGGCGTGCTGCTGTATGACGCCGACAAAATCGAACAAGCCGCTTCGGTGGAAAACCCGCAGGATTTGTATGAATCGCAACTGGGCGTGTTCCTGAATCCGAACGACCCCGAAGTGCAACGCCAAGCATTGGAACAAGGCATCAGCCAAAGCTGGCTCGATGCGGCCAAACGCTCGCCGATATACAAAATGGCGATGGAATGGAAAATTGCCTTCCCATTACATCCCGAATACCGCACGCTGCCGATGGTCTGGTATGTGCCGCCATTGTCTCCGATCCAATCGGCCATCGAAAACGGCTTGGTCGGCGAAAACGGCATCATTCCGAGCGTGGACGAAATGCGTATTCCGCTGCGTTATTTAGCCAACCTGCTCACCGCGGGCAAAATCGAGCCGATTAAAGAAGCGCTCGAACGCATGATTGCCATGCGCCGTTTCAAACGCGGTCAAGTGGTGCACGGCGAAACGCTGGAGCAAACCTTAGACGGCACCGGCCTGACCCCTGCCCAAGTGGAAGAAATGTATCAGGTGATGGCGATTGCCAACTATGAAGACCGCTTCGTGATTCCGACCAGCCATAAAGAAATGGTGGAAGAAACCTTCAACGAAAAAGGCTGCGGCTTTACCTTCGGCAACGGCTGCTCGGGCGGAGAAAGCAACGAAAGCCTGTTCGGCAAACGCAAAGCCGCGCCGATCGTGTTCCACGGTTTGCGTAAAGACAACGAGAAAAACCGCGAAGAAGGAGTGCACTGA